The region CAAACTAGACGGCTGGGGATCACCTGTTTTTGATCCGACTCTGTATCGCAGTCTAGCTGGTGCCTTTCAATATTTGACATTTGCCCGACCTGACATTACATATGTTGTCCAACAAGTCTGCCTCTTCATGCATGACCCCAGAGAGCCTCACTTTGCTGCTCTCAAGCGAGTTCTTCGATATATTCGCGACACGCTTGATCACAGTCATCAACTATATGCATCCCATTCTCGAGGGTTGATCGCATATTCTGAAGCTGACTGGGTTGGCTGCCCTTCCACTCGCCGCTCCACTTCTGGGTATTGTGTTTTTCTTGGCTCCAACCTTCTCTCCTGGTCTTCCAAACGACAGGGTACGATTTCTAGATCCAGTGCCGAAGCTGAGTATCGCGACatggctaatgttgttgctgagaCTAATTGGCTCCACAATCTCTTGTGTGAGCTCCTTTATCCGTCTCTCACTGGCACCCTTGTTTATTATGACAATGTTAGTGCCGTCTACTTGTCCAACAACTCTGTTCAGCATCAACGCACCAAGTACATCGTGGTTGACATACACTTTGTTCGTGACAAAGTGGCTCTGGGATAGATTCGGGTACTTCATGTTCCCTCTACCTCTCAGTATGTAGATATCTTTACCAAAGGGCTTCCATCTCCTCTTTTTCTTGACTTCAGAACCAGTCTGAACGTTCGTTCAAGACACCCTGTTCAGACTGTGAGGGCTGTTAACAATATATTGATTATTAGGTTATATTGTGTTGTATTTGTTTTATTACTTTAGCTCATTTTAGTTATAGCCCAATATATTGTAccattgttatgttatatattgaatgaaaaggCTCATGCCACGTTTTGAGGGAAATATTGGTTTGTAACAATTATGAACCATGTTACAAGGTAAATATTTATCACATTCAAATACATTTGTTCGATCTTAAATTGAtcgttttttttgttttaaattttgtttttatttttttttttagtaattttaaTGTTAGAAAATAAACACAAATACctcacatttttttttcttttagtcaTTTATCTTTAAGTTGTATTCAGTAGACAATTGAATCCTTATTTGCGTTCAATTACGCAATTAGAGTGATAGGGTTAGATTGTTTTTCGGAAaagaaattattaatttttctaaTTAAGTTGTCAACAACCCCAAAAAATGCTATAAAGAAAAAAAGGTAAGGATCTCTAAGATTTTGATTTAATCTGCCATACATAGTTTACCATGTCATATTTTAATTTTGCACTTTTGacttatgtttaaaatgttgttACAAATTTTGTAAAAACTTAAATTTTGGTTCGAATATTGTCCAAACTTTTTTATAAATTAACCccaaaattatttatttgttttacgAATTCATCTTTttacaaccttttttttttttttttgaccttTTTCAACTTTTTTACATTCTTTTCTACGAATTTCTATATACAAAAAAAGAATTTACGTCTTTTTTCTTTAAATGCAACGTTTTATACAATATTTTCAGAACTTTATTTACAAGTTTTTTAAATCTTATtgcaaaaatataataaatttgaTTAATTTGTAGGGACATATAAAAAGAAAGTTGTATAAAACTTTGTTTAAAAAACtattcatatttatattttttacaacatttaaaatagttgtatatacatttttataacatttaaaatGTTGTAAAAATATTCTTACACCTATTTTTACAGATCAAAACAACTTTTTATATTGTCTACAACATCtataatacttttattttgaaataaccgtataaatatgtaaaaaaaatgtaaaacaaGTTTATACTATTGTGTAAAAAGAAGTTTTAAACTTTTTGTGGAAGAGCTTTAGAAAGTTGTAATTTAAAAATACAATTGTAAAAAAGTTTATAACAAGTGAAAAAAAGGACTAATAAAAGattgtaaattttttttaaaaaagtccAAATGATTTTGTAAAAAACTAAATttgcataataataataataataataataataataataataataataataataatttgcgGCTATTTGTAAAAAAAGTTTGGACCTTATtaataacaaatttaaagttttgattaaattcataacaaaattttaaaaaccgAGTCAAAAGTGTACAATTAAAATACCCATGCTAAACCTCACATTGTATGTGGAAAACAAAATCCTAATATGTGTTAcctttttatacatttttttggGTTTGTCGTTAATTTGAAGACATTTATAATTGTTTCTTTCCCAAAAACTATTTAAACCCTAAAAATATATTTCAACCTTGCCTCCACGGTGGGTTGCTATATATTATTGAGTACCGATTGATGGTAGCTAAGAAAAAATGAAGATGTAAACATATATGAACAAAGTTTACTATATTCCATATAATATGTTGAATACCACTTTATCGGGTTGACATCTACACATAATCAATTAGCATTTAGCAATATATATGTATTACAAAAGGAATTTAATTGTTGTATAAATACTAATATACTCGGATTTCATGATTGATAATAGTAGATTTTATAAAACATTGAATTTATATATCTGTATGTTACTGGTTTTGACATTTGTACAATTTACCTATGGTTTTGAGTTCTTTTAaagaacacaaaatatatatagtttcatgtggaaaaagaaaagaagaaatttGCAAGCAACTTACCACTAGAATATCCAAGAGGAGGGTCAATGAAGATGAACTTTGAACCAGAGAGTTTGCTCTCGAGGTCACCAAGAGCAGTAACAAGCTTGGTGTTGAATTGTATAATAGCTCCATTTACAGCATCCACACATATATTTGTGTTGAACCTCTTCATCATTGCTGGTGTACAACCTATGTATCCGGCTCCATGTATCCCAAACTTTCTTGCTCCATATTGATACAGTGTCTGGattcaaattaaaaaaacattagcttatatacaaaaaaaaaaaatcctacaaGGAAGATTTTAGGTACTGACGGATAACtgtttggaatattgtttgacaAGGATTTCGGCATATTGTTCTGGCGTGTATAAGGTGCTTGTTTGATAGTATTCCGGATAAAAGTAATTGTTAATGTAGTCATTATTGCCCATTGCAACGGTGTATATGCATTTGTTGAGGTGTTGTCGAACTCTGGCTGAACTCCCATTACCGATCAAGTCGACTAGTTGCAAAATTGTGATAGCATGATTTGTTAGTTGCTGATTCATGCATATCCTACCACCCTGTCATCGAATTATAGTTACCATTTGGTTAATTAAACAAGCCAATATACAAGAGTCATCATCAGTTTTCATTCACGTTTATTCTAGGTAACGCTTAAATCGTGTTAGCATCACATCTCTTTGATTTAAAGAAGCTATTAAGCTACACAATTTGGTGGattttcataattaatttagtaCTTGCATGTAGACGTAAGTTTCAAATCTTGAAACagatatatgcttgcatgcattttTGAAGGAAGGCATGCATAATGTAAAATTATAGTATAATGAAAATCTACCATATGTTCAGCGGTTTCATCAAGAATTCCAGCAGAACCTGATGCATAATTTACCCCTTGAACTATTTCGTCACTTCTTGCGGTTGCAAAAGGTGGAATGAAGTTTTCAAACCCTAGTAGTTGAGCTGGGAATAACAGAATAAAATAGAATTAAGTTGAAGTTTTAACATTTAACATTACATATTCTTGATTTCCTAGAACCATGAATATTTTAGAAAATATTATAGAAAGAGACCTACAACGTCCACAATATTTCGACCATTTGAAAATCTCCCGGTAGGACCATCGGGAAAGTCAATTCCATATGGTGCATAATTGGCTTTTGCCGTCGTAACCAGGTGGTTGTTATTGCCATTATCCATTAATGAGTCACCAAATATGAAGTAACAAGGTACCTGAGGAACGCTATGTGCAAAACACAATAGTGTTGCTGACGATATCATCAAAATCAAAGCTTTAACAAAAGAGGTCATTTTCCTCTTTTTCGGGTTATTCAAAAAAGAAATTAATTGATGGTTTCCTTTGAATGCCAAATAAATGGACGTGGATGAAGTACTTATAGACAATATCTGTTTGGTCTATATATGAGTGTGTCCTTATCAACAAGTTAATAGGTAGAGCCCCCacccatataatatattaatatatagcATTCGCATGTGATATTTCTTTGTTTTGTAGCAGGCTTACTGTTTCTCTAATTCATCCTTTTTGAGATCATTGCTTCTTAAGAACCATAGATATTGTATCCAAAAGTTTTCTCACATTCAGCATGATATCCATTTAACCAAACATGTTTAATGTGTCAAATACTATATTGATTTAAACATCATTCATGTGCCATTCATGTTTCTTGGGATACTTACCATGATAAAGATTATTTTATGGTGTCGAGGGCCGTCATGACTCCGTTGGTAGGCTGGCCACCATAATGTGGCGAAAATTAACTACTTTAGCTTAGCTTATCTTAATTAAACTTATAATGGTGGCTCACCTTATGTAAAATAATGGTCCCTCGTCTCAGAAAAGGTCAGCAAAGTGATACGAATACCATTATTAGCTTTAATATCAAAGATGAAAAATACTTATAATCTTTTTCTGATTTGTTTgtctttaaaattttaaaatttttgatattttgatatgggTTAGTACCATAAAAAGCAATTAGTTTTACGGTCTAATTCTAAAGCCATTATTTTTCAATGAATTTTTAATTTTGTACTTTTAGTAGGATAGAAGCTCATCATCTTGCCTACATATAGACCTGACAAAACATGATACGACACGAAAACCCGACATAAAATTAACGGGTTAGGGTCAGAAATATTGATACGTTTATGTAAACGGGTTGACATGACAtgacacgataattaaacggtTAGGGTTAGGATCAAAActttcaactcgaatatgacccgtttaattatatattatttattataagtttcatatttttataaatatattatatattatagacTTGTAGTGAACCAAACAcaagaattaaaaataatattcaaattttcaaagttactTAATTAATTTTACTCATCCTCACCACTTATCCTCTTTGCTTCCCAACTTCAACTCTTTTCATTTTGCCTACTAAActtactaattttttttttcattccatCTCCTAACTCCAATGTTTCACTTTTTCATTTTTGCATCTATAACTCCTACTTTCCAACTTTTAAAATGTTTCAAGCAGACATGACATACCATATTTACAAGGTCTAGaccttaacccgaaacccgacacgaaaataaacgggttgacacgacatgacacgataattaaatgggtcgggttagggtcaaaccctttcaacccgtttaatgtCTTGACACGATACGAACCCGACACAACACGACACGTTTGCCAGGTCTACCTACATAGCAGTTTTCTGATGTAGAAGGGTTACTGGAATGCAAATTTGATATGGCAGGGAACTATGTCTAACTAACATGACATCACATATAAAAGAACACATGCAACAACGTTGGGGAGGAGATTCGAACTTATGATCTTTATTTTTTATGACAAACATCTAGAATACTAATATTAGGACGAGAAAATAACACAAATGCCTTGCAAActttttagggtttacccatTGAGTCGTTAAAGTTTTTGTCGAACTTTATGGATCCCTAAACTAGGGTATGACCTGCTCTTTTAGTCCCTGTCAACCTATAATAACCGGTTAAGTGCCCTTTTAGAAGAGGAAAATTTGACGCTAAGTTTCGAACTCACGACACCCATGAACACAATTCAAGCGACATACCACTAGACTGAAGCGCTTTTTACGAATTTATTACCTGTTTCATTGTATATAATGTATAAAACACTGAtattcttaataataataatattcttaatatatatatatatatatatatatatatatatatatatatatatatatatatattgaatatgTATAAAATATACGTACATTTTTAAACTAAATCTATAActcttttaaacatataaatacatttttaaaaatatatttatttttatttattttttatatacattTGAAAACTTATGTATGTCTTTAAAATCGtacttatataaaaaaatatatttatttgtatataataggctaaataatttttttttcatattagaacataatatatacatataaatatcaaAACACCTGTTTATATGGTTTACATTGTATAAAAgatataattatatgtatttgtacatactattaaatattaatacataTTTACTTCATATTAATATGTATACGATATGTATTTATGTTATGGTGTTTACTTAGTTTTGTTCATTTTTAATGTATAAAATTcgtttttgaatttataaaatttgtttttaatgtatatatatgtcttcaaatatatatatatatatatatatatatatatatatatatatatatatatatatatatatatgcttttttATACAAATATAGAATCATATTTATGAATATACTCCTCATTTCCTTGTATTATACgtataaaacatgtatttatatatataaaaaacttaTTAATgaaaaatgtatttatgtatattaaaagtaaaaattatgttttaaaagataaaaagtgCTTTTGTATCTTTTTAAACaaaaattatttttcaaaaaacgtTTTTTGtctttaaaaacataatttacttttaaaaaactatgtatatctttaaaattgtttttatatCTTTAAAAGGCTTTATAGTATATAAATAAGGTTGTAAAGATATACAAACATACATAtacgtatttatttattttaaaaacatatttctatatatcaaaaacatatttatgtgtttttataCAATTTAAAAGcatatttatataattttaatggtataaataagatttgaagatataaatataacattttttaatatataaatatgttttaaaaatatttatatattcataGCATTTAGTTATGTAATTAAAACAACAGGAATAATAATAATgcaaataataatgataatatattaatgaaaataataaaaataatcaaaGTGATAATAATTCTAATATCAGTGTGATATATTATATTCGAACCACATATGTATTTAATCAAAATTCGTTGTAGCTTAGCACTGAGGCGTTTGGCTTTGGTTTAAGAGGTCCAGTGTTAGAATCCTTTGGCTTTCATTCTTCTTCTCATTGTTTTTGCTTTTTAAATAAGCGAAACACAATGCCATGTCAGCCAAAAAAAGCCCATGTCAGCCAAAAAAAGCCCATTCAACGCTGACGTGACGTACTACATGTACAGGCAGCCGATTAGAAACCGGGTAACCCCTAAAAAAGTGAAAACACAAAAATTTATGTAATATAACGAACCTAAAAATCTACAAAGGttaaaacaatcattttttaAAAACATAAGGGTTTTTATGATATTATCTATTTTGTAAACTCTACAAAGATTAAAACCAATCATTTCTTAAAAACATAAGAGCTTTTATGACATTATCTTTTTGTAAATATGTTATACATTTTTTCTCTATCCCTCACacattctttctctctcacacattctttctctctctcatccCTCATCTTGAAGATACATTTGGACCACCATCATGACTATTGGATGGCCACCAGAATCATCATAACGATGTCAGAACCACGATAACGACCCCCGAAGCACCGTAAGGCTGGAGGGAGTGGAGCCGCACTCCCTCCCACTCTCTCCCATTACCGCAGCTTCCTTAAAACACCAAAGGAGTGGAAAGAAGAGACAGATAGAGAGATAGAGGAGGAGAGAGAGGAAGGGAGCGCTCCCTCTCATTACCGTGTTCCCTAACCGCGCTTCCAAAACCGCATGGAGGGGGCGGTGTTTTAATGCCACATCAGCTGCGGTTTCAGCCAAACTGCATCCCACACCCTCCAGCCTAACATCGTCGGAACCACCAGATGGCTGCCTTTTCAATCTATCTGGATATGCTTGGTCGCCACTCCCTCCGCCTCCCACCGTTAGAAACCACCTTTTCACCTCTCATTTTTCTGAACCGTCACCAGATCTTGTTTCACCGGCCACATAATCTTGATTTCCGATTTTGTTTCACTAGTCACAAGATCTGAACGTATCTGAAGCAAAATGCTATCAAATTTGTTTCCCGATCTGGTTTCAGCGATCATCGCCACTGCCACCATCAAATTACAATCGTCGGTGAGATTTCCTCTATATTTTGCCCACCCCTCCTTACAAATATTTCTCCCAATCTACAATTTGTAGTTACTTGTGAAGGTGCGGTGGTTCAAGTCTACCGACAAAAGTAGTTTTTACTAAGATTAAGCTTGATAAGGATATGAAGTCGTTGCTTGATCGAAAAGAAAAAGATCGTGTTTCTGATAAATCTAAGGGGAAGTTTACTACTGATGATGTTGCTACAGGTGCATCTCTCCAAAAAACCGATCAGGTTATGTTTTCTTATTTATTAGCTTAAGAAATTCCCCTCTTTTGTTATGTTATTTTGATATGAGAACCATTTATGCGAGTTACtattataaaatttgaaaattaatcAGTTTGTTGCTCTagctttttggattttatgaactTGCTCATGTTTTACGGTTACTTGTTGATTAGATTCATGGGGTATTTGAATCAGAAATTAGTTACCTATTAGTAGTGATTAGCGAACAGATTGTTGTTCATTCCATGTTGCAAACTcatgttcttgatagttttttaTTAGAACATGCTGATATAATATGGTTTTCCAATAGTGATAGGTTTTAAAATTTTAACGTTTAGTCAAATTTTAATAAGTTTGCAAAAAGTTATACGAGTTTCAAGAATTGACTAATTGACCTTATTTCATATTTCTAACTTACACTTCAATTTTCTTAATTGTTTTTATACTTTATTAAATTTTGGTAGTATTTCTGTTAAAACAATTGCAAAAACAAAgtaaattttgtaaaaaaataaaatgattttttcaaTGAGACCTAAGTCAACTTATGTTCATATTATTCATTGTTTTCCAATGATTTATATtgaatattaaattttaattttaatgagagttaagaaaactttttttttttcaaattcatgTGGAGTATTTGGTGTCCCATACCAACTATTTGATGAAAGTCCTTTTAGAAATTTTCATAGTCGAGTTGGATATGATAAACCTAGCTACAACATGATATTGGTTGCACTCCATCTGTTTGTTTAAATGTCTGTAAAAATTATACTTACTGTGTTTTAGGGTTTTCCATGTGAAAAACATGACAACAAAGTTTAatcacattaatcatatgtgattaaataaatgaaaaaaaaataattgaaaCGAAAACACGTGAGCAAAAAAGATTATCAcacatgattatatgtatataatcacatatacatataatcatatatgattagatacatataatcacatataatcatatgtgattttataAACgcgaacaactattgaatcaagaacaaaaaaacaaatctttttttatataaatcatatgtgattatatacgtGAAACCAACTTTTGAATCGAAAACGAAAAAGtgaatattttccaaaaaaaatcatatatgattaaatacatatatatatatatatatatatatatatatatatatatatatcacatgtgattatatgtatctaatcacatataatttatgtgGACAAGTTttcacatgtgattaagtacatgaggAAAACTTTTGAATCAATAACGTGaaaataaatcttgtttatataaatcatatgtgattaaatacatataatcatatgtgattaaaaacatgagaccaactattgaattgaaaaagtgaaaatgaatattgtcaatataaatcatacatgattaaatacatataatcacatgcaattttatgtatctaatcacatattatttatgtggacaatattcatttttgcgtTCTTGCTTTAATAGTTGTTCTTTGTcgacattaatcatatgtgattaaatacatataattaaatgtgattatatgtatctaatcatatatgatttatatggaaaaTATTCATTTTCGTGTTCTCGATTTAATAattattctcgtatatgtaatcgTATgctattatatgtatctaataacatatgatttatatggacaagatGGACTCGTTTTTGcctatatatatgatttatatgattaatatcgACACAATTCgatcttgtctatataaaccatatctaatcacatatgatttatataggagaaaaattattgaatcgaaaactcgaaaatgaattttgaccatataaatcatatgtcattagatattgaatcacatatgatttatgtggactaGATGCATTATcgtgttcttgattcaataattgtttttttgtcaactttaatcatatgtaattaaatatatctaatcacatgtgattgtttgtatctaaacacatatggtttatatggacaaaatcgaattgtgtcgatataaatcatatgtgattggatacacataatcacatgtgattttgcaCACGAGAACAAGTTTTAAATTAAGAACACGAAAACaaatattttccaaataaatcatatgtgattaaatgcgtataatcacttgtgattaaatacatgagacaAACTATTGAACTGAAAACGGGAAAAGACATATCATCctgataaatcatatgtgattacatatgattatatgtatccaatcacatatCATTATTTAGGCAAGATTTATTTTTGCTCTTTCAATTCAACAATTCTTATCTTCtatttaatcgcatgtgattatatgtatataatcacatacgatttatatagacatgatttggTGATGGTGTTTGGTGGTGGGGgtaatggtggtggtgatgggtggtagtaggtggtgatggtggttgAGGTGGGGgagggtggtgggtggtggtgatgggtgacaGTGGTCATGGGTGATAGT is a window of Lactuca sativa cultivar Salinas chromosome 1, Lsat_Salinas_v11, whole genome shotgun sequence DNA encoding:
- the LOC111891198 gene encoding GDSL esterase/lipase At5g45670 is translated as MTSFVKALILMISSATLLCFAHSVPQVPCYFIFGDSLMDNGNNNHLVTTAKANYAPYGIDFPDGPTGRFSNGRNIVDVVAQLLGFENFIPPFATARSDEIVQGVNYASGSAGILDETAEHMGGRICMNQQLTNHAITILQLVDLIGNGSSARVRQHLNKCIYTVAMGNNDYINNYFYPEYYQTSTLYTPEQYAEILVKQYSKQLSTLYQYGARKFGIHGAGYIGCTPAMMKRFNTNICVDAVNGAIIQFNTKLVTALGDLESKLSGSKFIFIDPPLGYSSDFNVTDKPCCNISTIIGEGLCAPNEIPCDARENYIFWDEFHPTESASLVDGARTYEALSSFYASEPKGSFPISAV